The Streptomyces sp. NBC_01142 genome has a window encoding:
- the sbnB gene encoding 2,3-diaminopropionate biosynthesis protein SbnB: MSEPLTVPPFAVISGAQVQRVLQGREKEIVELVEATYRLHSAGQSVNPPSYFLRLPDRPSSRIIALPASIGGEMRVDGLKWISSFPTNVTAGIPRASAVLILNDHDTGYPFACLESSIISATRTAASAASAAEFLSRSRPRPTRVGFVGAGLIARYIHTFLAGTGWSFDEIGVHDLSADSAAGFRCYLEQSGTAGRITVHDSAEELIRLSDLVVFATVAGQPHVSDLSWFAHHPLVLHVSLRDLAPVIVLASTNIVDDIEHCLKADTSTHLAEQLTGNRDFLHGTLDDVMAGRVTVPADQSVVFSPFGLGVLDLAVGKWVYDEVARSGELHVVDDFFHELSRYG, encoded by the coding sequence ATGTCCGAGCCGCTCACTGTGCCACCGTTCGCGGTGATCTCCGGTGCCCAGGTTCAGCGCGTACTGCAGGGGCGCGAGAAGGAAATCGTCGAGTTGGTCGAGGCCACCTACAGGCTGCACAGCGCCGGTCAGTCGGTGAACCCACCGTCCTACTTCCTGCGGCTGCCCGACCGCCCGTCCTCCCGGATCATCGCGCTGCCCGCGTCGATCGGCGGAGAGATGCGGGTGGACGGCCTGAAGTGGATCTCCAGCTTCCCGACGAACGTGACGGCGGGCATCCCGAGGGCCTCGGCCGTGCTGATCCTCAACGACCACGACACCGGCTACCCGTTCGCCTGTCTGGAAAGCTCGATCATCAGCGCCACCAGGACGGCCGCGTCGGCGGCATCTGCGGCCGAATTCCTCAGCCGCAGCCGGCCGCGGCCGACACGCGTCGGGTTCGTCGGTGCGGGCCTGATCGCCCGATACATCCACACCTTCCTGGCCGGCACAGGCTGGTCGTTCGACGAGATCGGCGTGCACGACCTGTCCGCCGACAGCGCGGCCGGCTTCCGCTGCTACCTGGAGCAGTCGGGCACTGCCGGCAGGATCACCGTGCACGACAGCGCCGAGGAGCTGATCCGCCTCAGCGACCTGGTGGTCTTCGCCACCGTCGCGGGTCAGCCGCACGTGAGCGACCTGTCGTGGTTCGCACACCATCCACTGGTGCTGCACGTGTCGCTGCGCGACCTCGCGCCGGTGATCGTGCTCGCCTCGACCAACATCGTCGATGACATCGAGCACTGCCTGAAGGCCGACACCTCGACGCATCTGGCCGAGCAGCTCACGGGCAACCGGGACTTCCTGCACGGCACGCTGGACGACGTGATGGCCGGGCGGGTGACGGTGCCGGCGGACCAGTCGGTGGTGTTCTCGCCCTTCGGCCTCGGCGTCCTCGACCTCGCCGTGGGCAAGTGGGTCTACGACGAGGTGGCCCGCTCCGGAGAGTTGCACGTCGTCGACGACTTCTTCCACGAACTGAGCCGGTACGGATGA
- a CDS encoding response regulator transcription factor, which yields MIRVLVVDDEALIRTGFQRILDAADGIEVVAAVPGGQAVRTAQEVRPDVVLLDIRMPDVDGLTVLAGLRRLPHPPVVAMLTTFDMDEYVAKALRSGAAGFLLKDTDPEELPFLVRALAEGGTVLSSKVTRTVVDGYLEAGSQEPAARGLDRLTDRERDVLVLIAEGLSNTDIAARMHLSTGTVKDHVSAILTKLEVGSRVQAALLAERAGLLKPMRDQEGE from the coding sequence GTGATCCGGGTATTGGTGGTCGACGATGAGGCCTTGATCCGTACCGGTTTCCAGCGCATCCTCGATGCGGCGGACGGTATCGAGGTCGTGGCTGCGGTCCCCGGTGGCCAGGCGGTCCGGACGGCCCAGGAGGTACGTCCCGACGTGGTGCTGCTGGACATCCGGATGCCGGACGTGGACGGACTCACCGTCCTGGCCGGCCTCCGTCGGCTGCCGCACCCTCCGGTCGTGGCCATGCTCACGACGTTCGACATGGACGAGTACGTGGCAAAGGCACTTCGCTCCGGTGCCGCCGGCTTCCTGCTCAAGGACACCGACCCCGAGGAGCTTCCCTTCCTGGTGCGGGCCCTGGCCGAAGGCGGCACCGTACTGTCGTCCAAGGTCACGCGGACGGTCGTGGACGGCTACCTCGAAGCAGGCTCGCAGGAACCCGCTGCCCGCGGTCTCGACCGGCTGACCGACCGCGAGCGGGACGTACTCGTCCTCATCGCCGAGGGACTGTCGAACACCGACATCGCCGCGCGGATGCACCTGAGCACCGGCACGGTCAAAGACCATGTGAGCGCCATCCTCACCAAGCTGGAGGTGGGCAGCCGTGTCCAGGCCGCCCTGCTCGCCGAGCGGGCGGGACTTCTCAAGCCGATGCGGGACCAGGAGGGGGAATGA
- the sbnA gene encoding 2,3-diaminopropionate biosynthesis protein SbnA — translation MPVISVPYAFNEEELYVDLRSIYGHSLFLKCEGFNFAGSIKLKAGIEMVETAEQEGVLTPDSILVESSSGNLGVALSMIAASKGYRFLCVTDSRCNLSTRLMMEALGSQVHIVAGQEANGGFLGARIDYIRELCASDDRYVWLSQYTNPGNWKAHYRRTAPEIAREFPGLNVLFVGAGTTGTLMGCARYFRQSHQQVRIIAVDSVGSVAFGGAPGRRMIPGLGMSIRPPLLDESYVDEVLRVEEADTIRACHRLARHGFLFGGSTGTVVSGAMGWLAEHDEREVTAVAIAPDLGDRYLDTVYQSNWLKGLYGDDVLSSDEPDALSLAASSSAIDAVAGPADRPRRGRGL, via the coding sequence GTGCCCGTCATATCCGTCCCCTACGCCTTCAACGAGGAGGAGCTCTACGTCGACCTTCGGTCGATCTACGGTCATTCGCTCTTCCTGAAGTGTGAGGGCTTCAACTTCGCCGGCTCGATCAAGCTGAAGGCTGGGATCGAGATGGTGGAGACCGCTGAACAGGAGGGAGTCCTGACGCCGGATTCGATCCTGGTCGAATCGTCGTCCGGAAACCTCGGCGTGGCGCTGAGCATGATCGCGGCGAGCAAGGGCTACCGGTTCCTGTGCGTGACGGACTCTCGCTGCAACCTGTCGACCAGGTTGATGATGGAGGCACTGGGCAGTCAGGTGCACATCGTCGCCGGCCAGGAGGCCAACGGCGGCTTCCTCGGAGCGCGGATCGACTACATCCGCGAACTGTGTGCCTCCGACGACCGGTACGTGTGGCTCAGCCAGTACACCAATCCGGGCAACTGGAAGGCGCACTACCGCAGGACAGCGCCGGAGATCGCCCGTGAGTTCCCGGGACTGAACGTGCTGTTCGTCGGAGCCGGAACCACCGGGACCCTGATGGGCTGCGCGCGCTACTTCCGGCAGTCGCACCAGCAGGTGCGGATCATCGCCGTGGACAGCGTCGGCTCGGTGGCCTTCGGCGGTGCGCCGGGCCGCCGGATGATTCCCGGGCTGGGCATGAGCATCCGGCCGCCGCTGCTCGACGAGTCCTACGTGGATGAGGTGCTGCGCGTCGAAGAGGCGGACACCATCCGTGCCTGCCACCGTCTGGCCCGGCACGGTTTCCTGTTCGGCGGCTCCACCGGGACGGTGGTCAGCGGCGCGATGGGCTGGTTGGCCGAGCACGACGAGCGTGAAGTCACCGCGGTGGCCATCGCCCCGGACCTCGGCGATCGCTATCTCGACACCGTCTACCAGTCGAACTGGCTGAAGGGCCTGTACGGCGACGATGTGCTCAGCTCCGACGAGCCGGACGCCCTTTCCCTGGCAGCCTCCTCCTCCGCCATCGACGCGGTCGCCGGGCCGGCAGACCGGCCACGTCGTGGACGCGGGTTGTGA
- a CDS encoding Pls/PosA family non-ribosomal peptide synthetase, with amino-acid sequence MEENSVEVLTPGPDESAIAKRRYTGPKTGIEREFADVLADVVCVEQVPVDGHFFDDLGANSLVMAHFCARVRKRADLPSVSMKDIYRNPTIRSLATAFEDASPTPVETPVPLSTEAVAPAGTLRYALCGTLQLLIFVGYCCLSGFVGARGYEWVSAGSGVTDIYLRSVVFGAIGFVGLCTFPIVAKWILIGRWKPRDFPVWGLTYLRFWTVKALVHANPMIFFVGNPLYVLYLRALGARIGKGVTILSRTVPVCTDLLTIGADTVIRKEAFLLCYRAHAGRIQTGPVTLGRDVFIGEKTMLDIDTSMGDGTQLGHASALHSGQAVPNGQRWHGSPAQRTEVDYVRVAPARCGTLRRAGYGLVTVLQVLLLYVPLTVGGLYMLLAVFPALVNVPGLDTVGITAPQLFIDALVLSLALFLGFAVAGLAVLLTVPRLLNLLIKPDKAYPLYGFHYSVHRAIARMTNIKFFKWLFGDSSYIVHYLRGLGYDLSQVEQTGSNFGTEVQHETPYLSRVGSGTMIADGLSIINADFSSTSFCVSEASIGPRNFLGNNIAYPARARTGDNCLLATKVMVPLDGEVREGVGLLGSPCFEIPRSVERDSRFDHLRGGDTLRHHLAAKNRYNIRTMGAFLFVRWLHLLVLTLLGLAAVDLYGALGQVMIAGSLALALVFTALYYVLVERTMTAFRALRPQLCSIYDPNFWLHERLWKVPVEYFNVFNGTPFKTMIWRLLGVRLGRRVFDDGCILTERTLIAIADDCTLNVGSKIQCHSQEDGTFKSDHTTLGSGCTLGVGAHVHYGVTMGDGAVLAPDSFLMKGEEMPPHASWGGNPASEMRHAIGHPAALVREQHRGAGEQRGGPDGHAHGLRP; translated from the coding sequence ATGGAGGAAAATTCCGTCGAAGTCTTGACGCCCGGGCCGGATGAATCTGCAATCGCCAAGCGCAGATACACCGGCCCTAAGACCGGCATCGAAAGGGAATTCGCCGATGTGCTGGCTGACGTCGTCTGCGTCGAGCAGGTGCCGGTCGACGGCCACTTCTTCGATGACCTCGGCGCCAATTCGCTGGTGATGGCTCATTTCTGCGCACGGGTCAGGAAGCGGGCGGACCTGCCGTCGGTGTCGATGAAGGACATCTACCGGAACCCGACGATCCGAAGCCTGGCAACAGCCTTCGAGGACGCCTCGCCCACCCCCGTCGAGACGCCGGTCCCGCTGTCGACCGAGGCGGTGGCACCAGCAGGCACGCTGCGGTACGCCCTGTGCGGAACACTGCAGTTGCTGATTTTCGTCGGATATTGCTGCCTCTCCGGATTTGTCGGCGCCCGAGGCTACGAGTGGGTCTCCGCCGGCTCAGGTGTCACCGACATCTACCTGCGCTCGGTCGTCTTCGGCGCCATCGGCTTCGTCGGCCTGTGCACCTTTCCGATCGTGGCCAAATGGATACTCATCGGCCGGTGGAAGCCCCGCGACTTCCCGGTCTGGGGTCTGACCTATCTGCGCTTCTGGACCGTCAAGGCACTGGTCCACGCCAACCCGATGATTTTCTTCGTCGGCAATCCGCTGTACGTGCTGTACCTGCGGGCCCTCGGCGCGCGGATCGGCAAAGGGGTCACGATCCTCTCCCGGACCGTTCCGGTCTGCACCGACCTGCTCACGATCGGCGCCGATACCGTGATCCGCAAGGAAGCGTTCCTCCTCTGCTACCGGGCGCACGCCGGACGTATCCAGACCGGCCCGGTCACCCTCGGCAGGGACGTGTTCATCGGCGAGAAGACCATGCTCGACATCGATACGTCGATGGGCGACGGTACGCAGCTCGGCCACGCATCGGCACTGCACAGCGGCCAGGCGGTCCCCAACGGCCAGCGATGGCACGGATCCCCGGCACAGCGCACGGAGGTCGACTACGTGAGGGTCGCGCCGGCGCGCTGCGGCACGCTGCGCCGGGCCGGCTACGGCCTCGTCACCGTGCTCCAGGTGCTCCTGCTGTACGTGCCGCTGACCGTCGGGGGCCTGTACATGCTGCTGGCCGTGTTCCCGGCTCTGGTCAACGTGCCGGGACTGGACACAGTGGGGATCACCGCGCCGCAGCTCTTCATCGACGCCCTGGTTCTTTCCCTCGCGCTTTTCCTCGGCTTCGCCGTCGCGGGCCTCGCCGTACTGCTGACCGTTCCCCGCCTGCTGAACCTGCTGATCAAGCCGGACAAGGCCTATCCGCTGTACGGCTTTCATTACTCCGTGCACCGGGCGATCGCACGCATGACGAACATAAAGTTCTTCAAGTGGCTCTTCGGTGACAGCTCCTACATCGTCCACTATCTGCGCGGCCTCGGTTACGACCTGTCCCAGGTCGAGCAGACCGGGTCGAACTTCGGCACGGAAGTGCAGCACGAGACGCCGTACCTGAGCCGTGTCGGCAGCGGAACGATGATCGCCGACGGGCTCTCGATCATCAACGCCGACTTCTCGAGCACTTCCTTTTGCGTGTCCGAGGCATCGATCGGGCCGCGCAACTTTCTCGGGAACAACATCGCCTATCCTGCGCGGGCCAGGACGGGCGACAACTGCCTCCTCGCGACCAAGGTGATGGTTCCGCTCGACGGCGAGGTCCGCGAGGGGGTGGGTCTGCTCGGCTCGCCCTGCTTCGAGATTCCCCGGTCGGTTGAGCGCGACAGCCGGTTCGACCATCTGCGGGGCGGGGACACACTGCGCCACCACCTCGCCGCGAAGAACCGCTACAACATCCGCACGATGGGTGCGTTCCTGTTCGTGCGGTGGCTGCACCTGCTCGTGCTCACGCTCCTCGGCCTCGCGGCCGTCGATCTGTACGGTGCTCTCGGACAGGTGATGATCGCCGGGTCCCTGGCTCTCGCCCTCGTGTTCACCGCGCTCTACTACGTACTGGTGGAACGCACCATGACGGCCTTTCGCGCACTGCGACCGCAGTTGTGCTCCATCTACGACCCGAACTTCTGGTTGCACGAGCGCCTTTGGAAGGTGCCCGTCGAATACTTCAACGTCTTCAACGGCACCCCCTTCAAGACCATGATCTGGCGGTTGCTGGGAGTTCGGCTCGGCAGGAGGGTCTTCGACGACGGCTGCATCCTGACCGAGCGAACGCTCATTGCCATCGCGGACGACTGCACGCTCAATGTGGGGAGCAAGATCCAGTGCCACTCGCAGGAGGACGGCACCTTCAAGTCCGACCACACCACGCTCGGCAGCGGCTGCACCCTCGGTGTCGGCGCCCACGTCCACTACGGCGTGACGATGGGCGACGGCGCGGTGCTCGCACCCGACTCCTTCCTCATGAAGGGCGAGGAGATGCCCCCGCACGCGTCGTGGGGAGGAAACCCGGCCTCGGAGATGCGACATGCCATCGGTCACCCCGCGGCGCTGGTGCGCGAACAGCACCGTGGCGCCGGTGAGCAGAGGGGAGGACCCGATGGACATGCACATGGACTCCGGCCGTGA
- a CDS encoding sensor histidine kinase, with translation MTPRRLPAPLLDAALVGVSLLDVWANVGTNEPLRLACALAAALCLVLRRRLPLLTFLITLPAVLLSDAVFAALAALYTLASLTHRRTLLTLCAVAFTISDITSWPAPHFDLRTSTLITLGYTGATAGAAVFLGQLVQTRRDLSLRIAEISEARDHERLLTDQTVLAGERAQLAREMHDVVSHQVSLIAVRAGALQVGTRDAEVREAAATIRRLSVQTLDELRHMVSVLRASGGRPTELTPQPSLADLRQLVDNSGIEAELQADLPSGLPPTVQRAIYRTVQEALTNVRKHAPGATTTIRMSHEGGTVRVTVTNTAPTRRALPLPSAHYGLVGLRQRAALLGGTVVSGPTADGGYELRLELPEMGTS, from the coding sequence ATGACCCCCCGCCGCCTGCCCGCCCCGCTGCTGGACGCCGCCCTCGTCGGAGTCTCGCTGCTCGATGTCTGGGCCAACGTCGGCACGAACGAGCCGCTACGCCTGGCCTGCGCCCTGGCAGCTGCCCTCTGTCTTGTGTTGCGCCGTCGCCTGCCGCTGCTGACTTTCCTGATCACCCTGCCCGCAGTCCTGCTCTCCGACGCGGTCTTCGCCGCGCTGGCCGCGCTGTACACACTGGCCTCCCTCACCCACCGGCGGACCCTCCTCACTTTGTGTGCGGTGGCATTCACGATCAGTGACATCACCTCGTGGCCGGCACCGCACTTCGACCTGCGCACCTCGACTTTGATCACTCTGGGGTACACCGGGGCGACGGCGGGGGCGGCCGTCTTTCTCGGTCAGCTCGTCCAGACCCGGCGTGACCTGTCGTTGCGGATCGCGGAGATCTCCGAGGCGCGTGACCACGAGCGGCTGCTGACCGACCAGACCGTGCTGGCCGGGGAACGCGCGCAGCTCGCCCGGGAGATGCATGACGTGGTCTCCCACCAGGTCAGCCTGATTGCGGTGCGGGCCGGAGCGCTCCAGGTCGGCACCCGGGACGCCGAGGTCAGGGAAGCCGCAGCCACGATCCGGCGGCTGAGCGTACAGACCCTGGACGAACTGCGGCACATGGTCAGCGTCCTGCGTGCCTCCGGCGGCCGCCCCACGGAGCTGACCCCGCAACCGTCCCTGGCCGACCTGCGGCAACTGGTCGACAACAGCGGCATCGAGGCCGAGCTGCAGGCGGACCTCCCCAGCGGCCTCCCCCCGACCGTCCAGCGCGCCATCTACCGCACCGTCCAGGAAGCACTGACCAACGTACGCAAACACGCACCCGGCGCCACCACGACGATTCGCATGTCCCACGAGGGCGGCACCGTCCGGGTCACGGTCACCAATACCGCACCGACCCGGCGCGCTCTCCCTCTCCCCAGTGCGCACTACGGTCTGGTCGGCCTGCGTCAGCGCGCCGCGCTCCTCGGTGGGACCGTCGTCTCCGGCCCCACGGCCGACGGCGGGTACGAACTTCGCCTGGAGCTTCCGGAAATGGGCACGTCGTGA
- a CDS encoding TauD/TfdA family dioxygenase, protein MPSSLPTSLLDVESQPGKPPMLRVEATADAATWVGEQREALRAVVADRGSVLVRGLQLRDAAEFGAVLERLATAPMAEKEAFAPRKAYSEGVYSSSTWPPNQPMCMHHELSYRLEFPGLMLFACLSAPTEGGATAVADSPTVLEALPAELTERFEREGWLLTRSYNDEIGASLAEAFGTEDREGIENYCRANAIEYEWQPDGGLHTRQHRSAVVRHPVTGRRCWFNQIAFLNEWTMAPEVREYLVDVYGADGLPFNTRFGEGDPIGEDVVQLINKVYEDCTAREPWQAGDLLFVDNIRTAHSREPFEGPREVLVAMAEAVRLTDCSPNREVTSG, encoded by the coding sequence ATGCCGTCCTCATTGCCGACATCACTGCTCGATGTGGAGTCACAACCCGGCAAACCTCCCATGCTGCGGGTCGAGGCCACGGCCGACGCGGCAACCTGGGTGGGCGAGCAGCGTGAAGCCCTGCGCGCCGTCGTCGCCGACCGCGGCTCGGTCCTGGTCCGCGGCCTGCAGCTGCGCGACGCTGCCGAGTTCGGTGCTGTCCTCGAACGGCTGGCCACCGCTCCGATGGCCGAGAAGGAGGCCTTCGCCCCCCGTAAGGCGTACTCCGAAGGCGTGTACTCCTCGTCGACGTGGCCGCCGAACCAGCCGATGTGCATGCATCACGAACTGAGCTACCGGCTCGAGTTCCCCGGCCTGATGCTGTTCGCGTGCCTCAGTGCGCCCACCGAGGGCGGAGCCACCGCGGTGGCCGACTCACCGACCGTACTCGAGGCGCTGCCCGCCGAGTTGACGGAGCGGTTCGAGCGGGAGGGCTGGCTGCTCACCCGCAGCTACAACGACGAGATCGGGGCGTCCCTGGCCGAGGCGTTCGGCACCGAGGACCGGGAGGGCATCGAGAACTACTGCCGCGCCAACGCGATCGAGTACGAGTGGCAGCCCGACGGTGGACTGCACACCAGGCAGCACCGCAGCGCCGTGGTGCGACACCCGGTCACCGGCCGACGCTGCTGGTTCAACCAGATCGCGTTCCTCAACGAGTGGACGATGGCCCCCGAGGTGCGCGAGTACCTGGTGGACGTCTACGGCGCCGACGGACTGCCGTTCAACACCCGCTTCGGCGAAGGCGACCCGATCGGCGAGGACGTCGTGCAACTGATCAACAAGGTCTACGAGGACTGCACCGCACGCGAGCCGTGGCAGGCCGGCGACCTGCTGTTCGTCGACAACATCCGCACCGCGCACAGCAGGGAGCCCTTCGAGGGGCCGCGCGAGGTGCTGGTCGCGATGGCCGAGGCGGTGCGCCTGACCGACTGCTCGCCGAACCGCGAAGTGACCTCAGGATGA
- a CDS encoding amino acid adenylation domain-containing protein — MDMHMDSGRDFWRRVLLAGGFTPIPRWTLHPAPGVCEHEAAVPDEVAEALRRLTDEAAVPLSSVLLAAHAKVLAALSGETEVVTGYVPPEGGRPLPCRLTTDPSSWRTLLLSAHQVESELLSHKDFPVGDLRRELGLTGPLFETVLDPAGAGGEPAEDTALWVGISHHGGRLGLRLRYRTDVLDSDCAARIAGYHLAALELIAADPDAGHGRQSLLSADELRFQLDGLAGPCRELPDLRVHELFEQRVRAHPGAVAAVHGGRQWTYQELNARANRVARALLARGLRREGVVAVVTERNLDWLAAVLAVFKAGGVYLPIEPHFPAERIATTLSRAECALVLTERGSTTTLDQALDALPSVRTLFVDTAYEEEHADDDPGVGVAPDQLAYIYFTSGSTGEPKGAMCEHAGMLNHLYAKIDDLGISEGQVVAQTAPQCFDISLWQLLSALLVGGRTLLVEQEVILDVERFIDKIIDGRVAVLQVVPSYLDVVLSCLEQHPRELADLRCVSVTGEALKKELIQRWFTAEPRIQLVNAYGLTETSDDTNHEVMDRVPDGDRVPLGRPVNNVHVYVVDEHLSPVPLGAPGAIVFSGVCVGRGYVNDPERTRLAYLADPHRAGRRLYRGGDYGRWQREGKLEFLGRRDTQVKIRGFRVEIGEIENTLLRVPGVRDGAVVIAERAGRSKHLVAFYCAPQPLEVDVLRDCLGASLPEYMVPSAFHWREDLPLTANSKTDRKTLSALAGELDVVEDDHPAPSTPTEQRIAAAWEQVLGIPQHLIGRRDHFFDRGGTSLTAVKLAIALDRAVTLKDVTRHPVLADLAAVVDGRSERSGLLQSLSGPDRAQSGALLCFPCAGGNAVNFLPMARALPTGGMAVYAVELPGHDVARESEPFAPMAQVSEQIITEITRRGLTRLLLWGHSSGTALAVETARQLQERGVEVQRVFLGAQLLGDAGDRRAAIAELAGRSDAEIAARLAVDSGYTELGELDAHHAEQVGAAFRHDCVSAHRYFADALDAPPTVRLSAPVTVVVAADDPSTAEFPRRYRDWQLLAEHVDLHELADGGHYFLRTRPTEAAKAVLRAADWPGSS, encoded by the coding sequence ATGGACATGCACATGGACTCCGGCCGTGACTTCTGGCGCCGTGTGCTCCTCGCCGGCGGTTTCACCCCGATCCCCCGGTGGACGCTCCATCCGGCGCCGGGCGTCTGCGAGCACGAAGCGGCGGTCCCGGACGAGGTCGCGGAAGCGCTGCGCCGGCTGACGGACGAGGCGGCGGTGCCGCTCAGTTCGGTTCTGCTGGCCGCGCACGCGAAGGTGCTTGCCGCACTGTCCGGCGAGACGGAGGTCGTGACCGGCTACGTTCCGCCGGAGGGCGGCAGGCCGTTGCCGTGCCGGCTGACGACGGATCCGAGCTCGTGGCGGACGCTGTTGCTGAGCGCGCACCAGGTCGAGTCGGAGCTGCTGTCGCACAAGGACTTCCCGGTCGGTGATCTCCGACGCGAGCTGGGGCTGACCGGGCCGCTCTTCGAGACCGTGCTCGATCCGGCCGGTGCCGGCGGTGAGCCGGCCGAGGACACGGCATTGTGGGTGGGGATCTCGCACCACGGCGGCCGGCTCGGGCTGCGGCTGCGCTACCGCACCGACGTGCTCGACTCCGACTGCGCTGCCCGTATCGCCGGCTATCACCTTGCCGCGCTGGAGCTGATCGCCGCCGACCCCGATGCCGGGCACGGGCGGCAGAGCCTGCTGTCCGCCGACGAGTTGCGGTTCCAGCTCGACGGGCTGGCGGGACCGTGCCGGGAGTTGCCGGACCTTCGGGTGCACGAGTTGTTCGAGCAGCGGGTGCGGGCGCATCCAGGCGCTGTCGCGGCGGTGCACGGTGGCCGGCAGTGGACGTACCAGGAGCTCAACGCCCGTGCCAATCGGGTGGCACGCGCTCTGCTGGCCCGGGGCCTGCGCCGCGAAGGGGTCGTCGCAGTGGTGACCGAGCGCAACCTGGACTGGCTGGCCGCGGTCCTGGCGGTCTTCAAGGCCGGTGGAGTGTATCTGCCCATCGAGCCGCATTTCCCGGCCGAGCGCATCGCGACCACGCTCTCCCGCGCCGAGTGCGCCCTGGTACTGACCGAACGAGGCAGCACCACCACCCTCGATCAGGCCCTCGACGCGCTGCCCTCGGTCCGGACACTCTTCGTCGACACGGCCTACGAGGAGGAGCACGCCGACGATGATCCCGGCGTCGGCGTCGCGCCGGACCAGCTGGCCTACATCTACTTCACCTCCGGCTCCACGGGTGAGCCCAAGGGTGCGATGTGCGAGCACGCGGGCATGCTCAACCATCTCTACGCCAAGATCGACGACCTGGGGATCAGCGAGGGGCAGGTGGTGGCCCAGACCGCACCTCAGTGCTTCGACATCTCGCTGTGGCAGCTGCTGTCGGCGCTGCTGGTCGGTGGGCGGACCCTGCTGGTCGAGCAGGAAGTGATCCTGGACGTCGAACGCTTCATCGACAAGATCATCGACGGCCGGGTGGCCGTGCTCCAGGTCGTGCCGTCATACCTCGACGTCGTGCTGTCCTGTCTGGAGCAGCACCCCCGCGAGCTGGCGGACCTGCGGTGTGTGTCGGTCACCGGCGAGGCGTTGAAGAAGGAGCTCATCCAGCGCTGGTTCACGGCCGAGCCCAGGATCCAGCTGGTCAACGCCTACGGACTGACCGAGACCTCGGACGACACCAACCACGAAGTCATGGACCGGGTGCCGGACGGTGACCGGGTCCCGCTCGGGCGCCCCGTCAACAACGTGCATGTCTACGTGGTCGACGAGCACCTGTCCCCCGTTCCGCTGGGTGCCCCGGGTGCGATCGTCTTCTCCGGGGTCTGCGTCGGGCGCGGATATGTCAACGACCCCGAACGCACCCGGCTGGCCTATCTGGCCGATCCGCACCGCGCGGGCCGGCGGCTCTACCGGGGCGGCGACTACGGCCGCTGGCAGCGGGAGGGGAAGCTGGAGTTCCTCGGCCGCCGGGACACCCAGGTCAAGATCCGTGGCTTCCGCGTCGAGATCGGCGAGATCGAGAACACCCTGTTGCGGGTGCCCGGGGTCCGCGACGGCGCAGTGGTGATCGCGGAGCGGGCCGGCCGCAGCAAACACCTGGTGGCCTTCTACTGCGCACCGCAGCCCCTGGAGGTCGACGTCCTCCGGGACTGTCTGGGTGCCTCGCTGCCCGAGTACATGGTCCCGTCCGCCTTCCACTGGCGGGAAGACCTGCCGCTGACCGCCAACAGCAAGACCGACAGGAAGACACTGAGCGCGCTCGCCGGAGAACTCGACGTCGTCGAGGACGACCACCCCGCGCCGAGTACGCCGACCGAACAGCGGATCGCGGCCGCCTGGGAGCAGGTGCTCGGCATTCCGCAGCACCTGATCGGACGGCGGGACCACTTCTTCGACCGCGGCGGCACGTCGCTGACGGCAGTGAAGCTGGCCATTGCCCTGGACCGTGCGGTGACCCTCAAGGACGTCACGCGTCACCCGGTCCTCGCCGATCTGGCCGCAGTGGTCGACGGCAGGTCCGAGCGGTCCGGGCTGCTGCAGTCACTGTCGGGACCGGACCGGGCGCAGTCGGGTGCCCTGCTGTGCTTTCCCTGTGCCGGCGGCAACGCCGTGAACTTCCTGCCGATGGCCAGGGCTCTGCCGACCGGCGGCATGGCGGTCTATGCCGTGGAGCTGCCCGGTCACGATGTGGCCCGCGAGAGCGAGCCGTTCGCGCCGATGGCACAGGTATCCGAGCAGATCATCACCGAGATCACCCGGCGGGGCCTGACCAGGCTCCTGCTGTGGGGCCACTCCTCGGGCACCGCGTTGGCCGTGGAGACGGCCAGGCAGCTGCAGGAGCGCGGCGTAGAGGTCCAGCGGGTGTTCCTTGGAGCGCAGCTGCTCGGTGACGCCGGCGACCGGCGCGCCGCCATCGCCGAGCTTGCCGGGCGGAGCGACGCGGAGATCGCCGCACGGCTGGCCGTGGACAGCGGCTACACCGAGCTCGGTGAGCTGGATGCGCACCACGCCGAGCAGGTCGGCGCCGCCTTCCGGCACGACTGCGTGTCCGCACACCGCTATTTCGCCGACGCGCTGGATGCCCCACCGACAGTGAGGCTGTCCGCGCCGGTCACCGTGGTCGTCGCCGCAGACGACCCGAGCACGGCGGAGTTCCCGCGCCGGTACCGCGACTGGCAGCTCCTGGCCGAGCACGTCGACCTGCACGAGCTCGCCGACGGCGGCCACTACTTCCTGCGCACCCGTCCGACCGAGGCGGCCAAGGCCGTGCTGCGCGCCGCCGACTGGCCGGGCTCCTCCTGA